A DNA window from Leptolyngbya sp. KIOST-1 contains the following coding sequences:
- a CDS encoding type II toxin-antitoxin system VapC family toxin: protein MIILDTHAWIWWMNESSALSRKAINAIANADQIAIPAISCWELAMLDSKGRISLSMDVQVWLDIAFQRPRVILLPLTPEIAVLSTRLPGDFHGDPADRLIVASSLIHKASLISKDEKIRQWQYLPVIW from the coding sequence ATGATCATCTTAGATACTCACGCCTGGATTTGGTGGATGAATGAATCTAGCGCTCTCTCCCGAAAAGCCATCAATGCGATTGCTAATGCTGACCAAATTGCAATTCCTGCAATTAGCTGCTGGGAACTAGCCATGCTGGACTCCAAAGGCAGGATCAGTTTATCTATGGATGTGCAGGTCTGGCTTGACATTGCATTCCAACGTCCTAGGGTGATTCTATTACCTTTAACTCCTGAGATTGCCGTACTATCCACCCGTCTACCAGGAGATTTTCATGGAGATCCTGCTGATCGATTAATTGTAGCGAGTAGCTTAATTCATAAGGCTTCCTTAATTTCAAAAGATGAGAAGATCCGGCAATGGCAGTATTTGCCAGTAATTTGGTGA